In Papaver somniferum cultivar HN1 chromosome 1, ASM357369v1, whole genome shotgun sequence, a genomic segment contains:
- the LOC113315728 gene encoding uncharacterized protein LOC113315728, translating to MSIFDAIPEVVTLEDNIMLEGVPSAQEVQNVVFSLNADSAPGPGGFSGFFYRFAWEIIGEELIKAIQYSWRKGLIPRGLNSNFLFLLPRVKCARPNQFRPIGLSNFCFKIFTKIMTTRMHGMLEKIVSVQQGAFIKGRCIQEQIVLASEMINELDTKRRGGNIGLKLDITQAYDSLSWEFLFEVMKKFGFSKKCVNWIHQLFKSSKIAVLVNGGPVGFFEVSRGLRQGDPLSPILFLMVEDVLSRRITQMVEERKIIPMVNYRGVQPTHIFFIDDVFLFFNGHKRNIQTVMKLLQDYQLSSGQVINQQKSKLFIGGVTDQRKKLLANELQMNVSILPDKYLGVVLKLGRVKSSTVWGVVEMLQNIFASWVGKMLSFMDRLTLVKSILSSILIYNMSVYKWPSSVVKICERLIRNLLWTVDPYERKCVTLKWEKTCSPMEEGGIGLRRLEVVNKSLLMKMLWKIQTSDAEWERFMRAKFTNLKGEWITGYKKSTVWPGLKWVIDDVQKHTRWVTGNGPQISVWNDTWIKEKPLKDLIAEDEYMQQNENMKVADLIVNGEWLIPQRLLNYIQMEDFPVLSGQEDRRVWDGTMSGNFTIASTAELIREKFNKVNWVKYVWNPVLHTTTSSNIWNIVQGICATDEKMHGKGFNLASKCYICGEDTDSIEHILWKCNSSQLIWKWLGGIFLFCNPKSYEDVMNFARHKSAAVREVWILVASITMMEIWFLRNNKCFEDEQVNLGKFKMRVKQYTKECALRIKNFMWDCNYDYMIFKNFELRNQPIKVQKIVELGFYLSEVNQTLICCDGASRVNPGASGFGFVCRGARGEFVYAESRGLGIATNFIAEIMAIIGAAEWAVENNRFDICIQSNSSATIKAYTSGKLPWIIQARWCRIKKILGRIQFVHSMREINFTADDMAKKGAGLGRGVCQNKKKKDERRVANVIATPYTETSNNVLVGFADAGYLSDPHKGRSQTGYVFTVGNTTISWISTKQTLVATSTNHSEIIALHEAVHECIWLRSIITHIRGTCGLSSTTEEPTCIYEDNASCTEHMKQGYIKGDNAKHISPEFFYNQQQQCLLNIQVSKVKSDENVADLFTKSLPKSTFEKHVRSIGLKRLSELP from the exons ATGAGCATCTTTGATGCTATTCCAGAAGTAGTCACTTTAGAGGATAATATAATGCTGGAAGGAGTTCCCTCAGCTCAAGAAGTACAAAATGTTGTCTTTTCTCTAAATGCTGACAGTGCTCCTGGCCCTGGTGGTTTTTCGGGATTTTTCTATAGATTTGCTTGGGAGATAATTGGTGAAGAACTAATCAAAGCCATTCAATATAGCTGGAGAAAAGGTTTAATACCAAGAGGACTaaactctaattttttatttCTGCTGCCAAGGGTTAAATGTGCAAGACCCAATCAGTTCAGACCCATTGGACTTAGCAATTTCTGCTTTAAAATCTTTACCAAAATCATGACAACAAGAATGCATGgaatgttggaaaaaattgtTTCAGTCCAACAAGGAGCATTTATTAAAGGTAGATGTATACAAGAACAAATTGTGTTGGCTTCAGAAATGATAAATGAGCTGGATACAAAAAGGAGAGGTGGTAATATAGGCTTAAAGCTGGATATCACTCAAGCCTATGATTCTCTGAGCTGGGAGTTTCTTTTTGAGGTaatgaaaaaatttggtttttctaAGAAATGTGTAAATTGGATTCATCAATTGTTCAAATCATCTAAAATTGCAGTGCTAGTAAATGGTGGTCCTGTGGGTTTTTTTGAAGTTAGTAGGGGTTTGAGACAAGGTGACCCATTGTCTCCTATTTTGTTTCTCATGGTTGAAGATGTTTTGAGTAGAAGGATTACTCAAATGGTTGAAGAAAGAAAGATCATTCCTATGGTCAATTACAGAGGTGTGCAGCCAACTCATATATTTTTTATTGATGatgtttttttgttctttaatGGACATAAGAGAAATATTCAAACTGTTATGAAGCTTTTACAAGATTATCAATTATCTTCTGGGCAAGTGATTAATCAGCAAAAAAGTAAACTTTTTATTGGAGGAGTAACTGATCAAAGAAAAAAACTACTAGCTAATGAGCTTCAAATGAATGTCTCTATATTGCCAGACAAATATTTAGGAGTTGTTTTAAAACTAGGAAGGGTGAAATCAAGTACAGTATGGGGAGTGGTTGAAATGTTACAAAACATATTCGCAAGTTGGGTTGGGAAAATGCTATCTTTTATGGACAGACTAACTCTGGTGAAGTCTATTTTGAGTAGCATTCTTATATATAACATGTCAGTTTATAAATGGCCTTCAAGTGTGGTGAAGATCTGTGAGAGATTAATAAGAAACCTTTTATGGACTGTGGATCCTTATGAGAGAAAATGTGTTACATTGAAATGGGAGAAAACATGTTCCCCAATGGAGGAAGGAGGGATTGGATTAAGAAGACTTGAAGTTGTTAACAAATCATTGTtaatgaaaatgttatggaaaatTCAAACCTCTGATGCAGAATGGGAAAGATTTATGAGAGCAAAATTCACTAATCTGAAGGGAGAATGGATTACGGGTTATAAAAAGTCAACAGTTTGGCCAGGTCTGAAATGGGTTATTGATGATGTTCAGAAGCATACAAGATGGGTTACAGGCAATGGTCCACAAATTTCAGTGTGGAATGATACTTGGATCAAAGAAAAGCCTTTAAAAGATCTAATTGCTGAAGATGAGTATATGCAACAAAATGAAAATATGAAAGTAGCTGACTTGATTGTGAATGGTGAATGGTTAATACCTCAGAGATTATTAAATTATATACAAATGGAGGATTTTCCAGTTCTATCAGGTCAAGAAGACAGAAGAGTCTGGGATGGCACTATGTCAGGTAACTTTACTATAGCTTCTACTGCTGAGTTGATTAGAGAAAAATTCAATAAGGTTAATTGGGTTAAATATGTATGGAATCCAGTGCTTCATACTACTACTTCCAGTAATATATGGAATATAGTTCAAGGAATCTGTGCCACTGATGAGAAGATGCATGGAAAAGGTTTTAATTTAGCTTCAAAATGCTATATCTGTGGAGAAGATACTGACAGTATAGAACACATTTTATGGAAGTGTAATTCTAGTCAGTTGATATGGAAATGGTTGGGGGGGATTTTTCTATTCTGCAATCCTAAATCTTATGAAGATGTAATGAACTTTGCAAGGCATAAAAGTGCTGCAGTAAGGGAAGTATGGATTTTAGTTGCTTCCATAACAATGATGGAAATATGGTTCTTGAGGAACAACAAATGTTTTGAGGATGAACAAGTAAATTTGGGAAAGTTCAAAATGAGAGTAAAACAATATACTAAAGAATGTGCTTTGAGAATAAAGAATTTCATGTGGGATTGTAACTATGACTACATGATTTTCAAAAATTTTGAGTTAAGAAACCAACCAATAAAAGTTCAGAAGATTGTTGAATTGGGATTCTATCTTTCTGAAGTAAATCAAACACtcatttgttgtgatggtgcttctagAGTTAATCCAGGGGCATCAGGTTTTGGTTTTGTGTGCAGAGGAGCTAGAGGTGAATTCGTATATGCAGAATCAAGAGGTTTGGGCATTGCAACCAACTTCATTGCTGAAATAATGGCCATTATAGGAGCAGCTGAATGGGCAGTAGAGAATAACAGGTTTGATATTTGCATTCAATCAAATTCTAGTGCAACAATAAAAGCTTACACTTCAGGAAAGCTGCCTTGGATAATTCAAGCAAGATGGTgcagaataaaaaaaatactagGAAGGATTCAATTTGTACATAGCATGAGAGAAATTAATTTTACTGCAGATGATATGGCAAAGAAAGGTGCAGGTCTTGGCAGGGGAGTTTGTCAGAA caaaaaaaaaaaagacgaaagGAGGGTTGCTAATGTAATTGCGACTCCTTACACCGAAACctcaaataatgttttggttggttttgctgatgcTGGGTACCTCTCAGACCCACACAAAGGTCGATCACAAACTGGATACGTGTTCACTGTCGGGAATACAACGATATCCTGGATATCGACCAAGCAAACCCTTGTGGCTACCTCCACGAACCACTCTGAGATCATTGCCCTACATGAGGCGGTTCATGAGTGTATATGGTTAAGGTCTATCATTACACATATTCGAGGGACATGTGGTTTGAGTTCTACCACCGAAGAGCCAACTTGCATTTATGAAGATAATGCATCTTGCACCGAACATATGAAGCAAGGGTATATTAAAGGTGATAACGCGAAACATATATCACCGGAGTTCTTttacaatcaacaacaacaatgccTTCTAAACATTCAAGTCAGTAAAGTAAAATCTGATGAAAATGTAgcagacttatttactaagtcattaCCTAAGTCTACATTTGAAAAACATGTGAGAAGTATAGGACTAAAGAGATTGTCCGAACTTCCATGA